A single region of the Pseudomonas mandelii genome encodes:
- a CDS encoding MFS transporter yields the protein MPSQAPLLLRHHRPFIAFWLARVFTASGFQMLTVAIGWNLYQLTGNVLDLGLVGLVEFAPRVLFMLHTGHVADRYDRRKVAAICQSLQALIALSLAIGSATDHVTREMIFILAFLLGAARSFEMPTTQALLPSIVPSALFPRAVAAAQSAQQSATIVAPALGGLLYAFGSVWVYGPTVILYLIACLLMLNLPARQTPLNKGKATLDSLLAGIRFIRSRPDILGAISLDLFAVLLGGATALLPVFAKDILLTGPWGLGLLRSAPAVGALLMSLYLARFAVERQVGRVMFTAVGVFGVATIAFGLSTSFWFSLAVLVVLGAADMISMVIRASFVQLETPDEMRGRVSAVNGLFIGASNQLGEFESGLTAHWFGTVPAVVMGGIGTLVVTGAWIKLFPTLANRDRMHVPIEEAKA from the coding sequence ATGCCCAGCCAAGCGCCCTTGTTGTTACGCCATCACCGCCCTTTTATCGCGTTCTGGCTGGCTCGGGTGTTTACCGCCAGCGGTTTTCAGATGCTCACCGTGGCCATCGGCTGGAATCTGTATCAACTGACCGGCAATGTGCTCGACCTGGGCCTGGTAGGGCTGGTGGAATTTGCTCCACGGGTTTTGTTCATGCTGCACACCGGGCACGTTGCGGACCGCTATGACCGGCGCAAGGTCGCGGCGATCTGCCAGTCTCTTCAAGCGTTGATTGCCCTGTCCCTGGCCATCGGCAGCGCAACCGACCATGTCACCCGGGAGATGATCTTCATCCTCGCCTTCCTGCTCGGCGCCGCACGCTCCTTCGAGATGCCGACCACCCAGGCCCTGCTGCCGAGCATCGTGCCCAGCGCGCTGTTCCCCCGCGCCGTCGCCGCCGCGCAGTCGGCTCAACAATCAGCCACCATCGTCGCCCCGGCCCTTGGCGGTTTGCTCTATGCCTTCGGCAGCGTCTGGGTGTATGGCCCGACCGTGATCCTCTACCTCATTGCCTGCTTGTTGATGCTCAACCTGCCCGCCCGGCAAACACCGTTGAACAAGGGCAAGGCGACGCTGGACTCATTGCTCGCAGGCATCCGCTTCATTCGCAGTCGGCCGGACATTCTCGGGGCGATTTCCCTGGACCTGTTTGCGGTATTGCTCGGCGGGGCAACGGCACTGCTGCCGGTGTTCGCCAAAGACATCTTGTTGACTGGCCCCTGGGGCCTGGGTCTGTTGCGCTCAGCCCCGGCCGTCGGTGCGCTGCTGATGTCGCTGTACCTGGCGCGATTTGCCGTGGAGCGCCAAGTCGGGCGGGTAATGTTCACGGCCGTCGGCGTGTTCGGCGTCGCGACCATCGCGTTCGGCCTCTCGACTTCGTTCTGGTTTTCCCTGGCCGTGCTGGTGGTGTTGGGCGCAGCGGACATGATCAGCATGGTGATCCGCGCCTCCTTCGTGCAACTGGAAACCCCGGACGAAATGCGCGGCCGGGTCAGCGCCGTGAACGGTTTGTTCATCGGTGCTTCGAACCAGTTGGGCGAGTTCGAATCCGGCCTCACCGCCCATTGGTTCGGCACCGTGCCGGCGGTGGTCATGGGCGGTATCGGCACGCTGGTGGTGACGGGGGCGTGGATCAAATTGTTCCCGACCCTGGCCAACCGCGACCGTATGCATGTGCCAATCGAAGAAGCCAAGGCCTAG
- a CDS encoding ferredoxin--NADP reductase: protein MTVSAEKFTRQTLTDVQPLTPNLFTLRATRDPGFRFRAGQFARLGVTRTDGSTVWRAYSMVSSPHDEFLEFFSIVVPGGEFTSELSRLEVGDTLLVDRQAFGYLTLDRFVDGRDLWLLSTGTGVAPFLSILQDFEVWEKFERIILVYSVREARELAYQALIAGLAQRDYLAEYAHKLQFIATVTREEHPGALNGRITTLIDNGELERVAGVALTPEHSRVMLCGNPQMIDDTRKLLKQRDMHLSLSRRPGQVAVENFW from the coding sequence ATGACCGTCAGCGCAGAAAAATTCACTCGCCAGACCCTGACCGACGTTCAGCCGTTGACCCCCAACCTGTTCACGTTGCGGGCCACCCGAGACCCCGGTTTTCGTTTTCGGGCGGGGCAATTTGCCCGGTTGGGCGTTACCCGGACCGATGGCAGCACGGTATGGCGCGCCTATTCAATGGTCTCCTCGCCCCATGACGAATTTCTCGAGTTCTTTTCCATCGTGGTGCCAGGCGGGGAGTTCACCAGCGAACTGAGTCGGCTGGAGGTCGGCGATACGCTGTTGGTGGACCGTCAGGCCTTCGGCTACCTGACGCTGGATCGTTTCGTCGACGGTCGTGATCTCTGGTTGCTATCCACTGGCACCGGCGTGGCGCCATTTTTGTCGATCCTGCAGGACTTTGAGGTGTGGGAGAAATTCGAGCGGATCATCCTGGTGTACAGCGTAAGGGAAGCCCGCGAGCTGGCTTATCAGGCGCTGATCGCGGGGCTGGCGCAGCGCGACTATCTGGCCGAATACGCGCACAAGTTGCAGTTCATCGCGACCGTCACGCGCGAGGAGCACCCCGGCGCCCTTAACGGGCGAATCACGACGCTGATAGACAACGGAGAACTGGAGCGGGTGGCGGGGGTGGCGCTGACGCCCGAGCACTCGCGGGTCATGCTCTGCGGCAACCCCCAGATGATCGATGACACACGCAAGCTGCTCAAGCAGCGGGACATGCACTTGAGCCTCAGTCGACGACCCGGCCAAGTGGCGGTGGAGAACTTCTGGTAA
- a CDS encoding methyltransferase: MPLLETPFAQLDLIRQPEQQNEPLQAFDAADEYMLNYLAEQQPAADTRVLVLNDSFGALAASLAGHVVVTSSGDSFLAFQGLEKNLIRNGQAFDAVPSVPANEAFAGPFDRVLIRVPKTLALLEEQLIRLQSQLAPGAQVIAAAMVKHLPRAAGDLLERYIGPVQASLAVKKARLLIATPEAKSPAVSPYPSRYQLDTPAIELLNHANVFCREGLDIGTRAFLPHLPQNLGTARVADLGCGNGALAIASALQNPEAHYTLVDESFMAVQSAAENWRAALGDRDVIVRADDGLAGQEPQSLDVVLCNPPFHQQQVVGDFLAWRMFQQAREALVTGGALYIVGNRHLGYHSKLARLFRGVEQVAATPKFVILKARK, encoded by the coding sequence ATGCCCCTGCTCGAAACGCCCTTCGCCCAACTCGATCTGATCCGTCAGCCAGAACAACAGAACGAACCACTGCAAGCTTTCGATGCCGCAGACGAGTACATGCTCAATTATCTGGCCGAGCAGCAACCGGCCGCGGACACCCGAGTGCTGGTGCTCAACGATAGCTTCGGCGCGTTGGCCGCGAGCCTGGCGGGGCACGTTGTGGTGACCAGCAGCGGCGACTCGTTTCTGGCCTTCCAGGGCCTGGAAAAGAATCTGATCCGCAACGGCCAGGCCTTCGATGCCGTGCCGAGCGTACCGGCCAACGAAGCCTTTGCGGGGCCGTTTGACCGCGTGTTGATCCGGGTGCCGAAAACCCTGGCCTTGCTGGAAGAGCAACTGATTCGCCTGCAAAGCCAACTGGCCCCAGGTGCTCAGGTGATTGCAGCAGCGATGGTCAAGCATCTGCCCCGTGCCGCCGGTGATCTGCTGGAGCGTTACATCGGCCCGGTGCAAGCCTCGTTGGCGGTGAAAAAAGCCCGGCTGCTGATCGCAACGCCTGAAGCCAAAAGCCCAGCAGTGTCCCCCTACCCTTCACGCTATCAACTCGACACACCGGCGATCGAACTGCTGAACCACGCCAATGTGTTCTGCCGCGAAGGGCTGGACATCGGCACTCGAGCATTTCTTCCACACTTGCCACAGAACCTCGGGACAGCGCGCGTTGCCGATCTCGGTTGTGGTAACGGCGCACTGGCAATCGCCAGCGCTCTGCAAAACCCTGAGGCCCATTACACGCTGGTGGACGAGTCATTCATGGCGGTGCAATCGGCCGCCGAAAACTGGCGCGCCGCTCTGGGTGATCGTGACGTGATCGTCCGCGCCGACGATGGCCTGGCCGGACAAGAACCGCAATCGCTGGACGTTGTGCTGTGCAATCCACCGTTTCACCAGCAACAAGTCGTAGGCGACTTTCTCGCCTGGCGGATGTTCCAGCAAGCGCGCGAAGCTCTGGTAACCGGCGGTGCGCTGTACATCGTCGGCAACCGTCACCTGGGTTACCACAGCAAGCTCGCGCGGCTGTTCCGTGGCGTCGAGCAAGTGGCGGCCACGCCGAAATTCGTCATTCTCAAAGCCCGCAAATAA
- the mscL gene encoding large-conductance mechanosensitive channel protein MscL: protein MGVISEFKAFAVKGNVVDMAVGIIIGAAFGKIVSSFVGDVVMPPIGLLIGGVDFSDLAVTLKAANGDIPAVVLAYGKFIQSLIDFIIVAFAIFMGVKAINRLKREEAVAPTLPPVPTKEEELLSEIRDLLKAQNNQP from the coding sequence ATGGGCGTGATAAGTGAGTTCAAGGCCTTCGCGGTCAAAGGTAATGTGGTCGACATGGCCGTCGGTATCATCATCGGCGCCGCGTTCGGCAAGATCGTTTCATCGTTTGTCGGCGACGTGGTGATGCCGCCAATCGGCCTGCTGATCGGTGGGGTGGACTTCAGTGACCTGGCGGTTACCCTCAAGGCAGCCAACGGCGATATCCCGGCGGTGGTGCTGGCCTACGGCAAGTTCATCCAGAGCCTGATCGACTTCATCATCGTCGCCTTCGCGATCTTCATGGGCGTCAAAGCCATCAACCGTCTGAAACGCGAGGAGGCCGTGGCGCCCACCCTGCCGCCGGTTCCAACCAAGGAAGAAGAGCTGTTGAGCGAGATCCGTGACCTGCTCAAGGCCCAGAACAATCAGCCCTGA
- the cydB gene encoding cytochrome d ubiquinol oxidase subunit II, giving the protein MGIDLPLIWAVIIIFGIMMYVVMDGFDLGIGILFPFIPGKTDRDVMMNTVAPVWDGNETWLVLGGAALFGAFPLAYSVVLSALYLPLIFMLIGLIFRGVAFEFRFKAKDDKRHLWDKAFIGGSIAATFFQGVALGAFIDGLPVVNRQFAGGSLDWLTPFTLFCGLALVVAYALLGCTWLIMKTEGKLQQQMHDLARPLAFVVLAVIGIVSIWTPLAHAEIAARWFTLPNLFWFLPVPILVLVTMYGLIRAVARNANYTPFLLTLVLIFLGYSGLGISLWPNIVPPSISIWDAAAPPQSQGFMLVGTLFIIPFILGYTFWSYYVFRGKVTHEDGYH; this is encoded by the coding sequence ATGGGTATTGATCTTCCGCTGATCTGGGCCGTGATCATCATCTTCGGCATCATGATGTACGTGGTCATGGACGGTTTCGACCTGGGGATCGGGATTCTCTTCCCGTTCATCCCGGGCAAGACCGACCGTGACGTGATGATGAACACCGTCGCCCCGGTCTGGGACGGCAACGAAACCTGGCTGGTACTGGGTGGCGCGGCGTTGTTCGGCGCGTTCCCGCTGGCCTATTCGGTGGTGCTCTCGGCGCTGTACCTGCCGCTGATTTTCATGCTGATCGGGCTGATTTTCCGGGGCGTTGCGTTTGAGTTCCGCTTCAAGGCCAAGGACGACAAGCGTCATCTGTGGGACAAGGCGTTTATCGGTGGTTCGATTGCTGCAACCTTCTTCCAGGGGGTGGCCCTGGGGGCATTCATCGATGGGTTGCCGGTGGTCAATCGCCAGTTTGCCGGTGGTTCACTGGACTGGCTGACACCGTTCACCCTGTTCTGCGGCCTCGCGCTGGTGGTGGCTTATGCGCTGCTGGGTTGCACCTGGCTGATCATGAAGACCGAAGGCAAGTTGCAGCAGCAGATGCATGATCTGGCGCGGCCGTTGGCGTTCGTGGTGTTGGCGGTGATCGGTATCGTCAGTATCTGGACCCCGTTGGCCCATGCCGAGATCGCGGCCCGCTGGTTTACCCTGCCGAACCTGTTCTGGTTCCTGCCGGTACCGATCCTGGTGCTGGTGACCATGTACGGTCTGATCCGCGCCGTGGCCCGCAATGCGAACTACACGCCATTCCTGCTGACGTTGGTGCTGATCTTCCTCGGCTACAGCGGTCTGGGCATCAGCCTGTGGCCCAACATCGTACCGCCTTCGATCTCGATCTGGGACGCTGCTGCACCGCCGCAAAGCCAGGGCTTCATGCTGGTCGGTACGCTGTTCATCATCCCGTTCATCCTGGGTTACACCTTCTGGAGCTACTACGTGTTCCGCGGCAAGGTGACCCACGAAGACGGTTATCACTAG
- a CDS encoding autoinducer binding domain-containing protein, whose product MEMWKESRLRQISEARDVGDAYEISLDFVKSLGFNFCAFSITSHLRGPHFDRVNFNNYPSGWNAEYEQNHFREIDPVVAHCNHSTMPILWEEKVYSKTPTLWQAQKQLGLQYGWSQSLHGDNGLRSMLSLARSDCPITPYEWYEKLGYTMFISNHLHGLVAKKLPDRVKDYCKPHLSAREIEILKLSADGKTAYEIGIILCITERTTNFHIHRVIMKLGVNNKLAAVVAATRACLI is encoded by the coding sequence ATGGAAATGTGGAAGGAATCACGTTTAAGACAGATATCTGAAGCGAGAGACGTTGGAGATGCCTATGAGATATCACTGGATTTCGTCAAAAGCCTTGGCTTTAATTTTTGTGCATTTTCAATCACTTCTCACTTACGAGGCCCACACTTCGATAGAGTGAATTTCAACAACTACCCAAGTGGCTGGAACGCGGAATATGAACAAAATCACTTCAGAGAAATAGACCCAGTAGTAGCTCATTGCAATCATTCAACAATGCCCATTTTATGGGAAGAAAAGGTTTATTCGAAGACACCAACGCTGTGGCAAGCACAGAAACAACTCGGTTTGCAGTATGGCTGGTCACAATCGCTCCATGGCGACAACGGGCTGCGCAGCATGCTCAGCCTGGCAAGAAGCGACTGCCCCATCACCCCCTATGAATGGTATGAAAAACTGGGCTACACGATGTTCATCAGCAACCACCTGCATGGGCTCGTCGCTAAAAAATTGCCTGATCGCGTGAAGGATTACTGCAAACCGCATTTATCGGCACGCGAGATCGAGATATTGAAACTGTCAGCCGATGGCAAAACCGCCTACGAGATAGGCATCATCCTGTGCATCACTGAACGCACCACAAATTTTCATATTCACCGAGTGATAATGAAACTGGGCGTCAACAACAAGCTTGCGGCAGTGGTCGCAGCCACCAGGGCGTGCTTGATCTGA
- a CDS encoding FAD binding domain-containing protein, whose product MNPFHYSKPDSVQDAVHLASPASRFIAGGTNLLDLMKENLTRPEHLIDITGLPLREVKETASGGVMIGALVSNADLAWHPLIEQRYPLLSQAILAGASPQLRNMASTGGNLLQRTRCYYFYDASVPCNKREPGSGCPARDGLNRIHAILGASSHCVATHPSDMCVALAALEAIVHVQGRDGARTIAFADFHRLPGDAPERDNQLADDELITAVELPAAGFAEYSHYLKIRDRASYAFALVSVAAALDLSGPAIREARLVLGGVAHKPWRDNAVEQWLEGRAANHETFCAAADMLLQKAEPLEHNAFKVKLAREAIVRALSDAARGGQAR is encoded by the coding sequence ATGAATCCTTTCCACTACAGCAAACCCGATTCGGTGCAGGACGCCGTGCACCTCGCCAGTCCGGCGTCGCGCTTCATCGCCGGCGGTACGAATCTGCTGGATTTGATGAAAGAGAACCTCACTCGCCCCGAACATTTGATCGATATCACCGGTTTGCCACTACGCGAGGTCAAGGAAACGGCCAGCGGCGGCGTGATGATTGGCGCCTTGGTCAGCAATGCCGATCTGGCCTGGCATCCGCTGATTGAGCAGCGTTACCCGCTGTTATCCCAGGCGATCCTGGCAGGTGCTTCGCCGCAATTGCGCAACATGGCCAGCACCGGCGGCAATCTTCTGCAACGCACTCGCTGCTATTACTTCTACGACGCCAGCGTGCCGTGCAATAAGCGGGAGCCCGGCAGTGGTTGCCCTGCACGGGACGGTCTCAACCGGATTCACGCGATCCTCGGCGCCAGTTCGCACTGTGTCGCCACCCATCCTTCCGACATGTGTGTGGCGTTGGCGGCGTTGGAGGCAATCGTCCACGTCCAGGGGCGCGACGGTGCCAGAACCATTGCGTTTGCCGACTTCCACCGATTGCCGGGCGATGCCCCTGAGCGCGATAACCAACTGGCCGACGATGAACTCATTACCGCGGTCGAGTTGCCCGCCGCCGGTTTTGCCGAGTACAGCCATTATTTGAAGATTCGCGATCGCGCCTCTTACGCCTTCGCCCTGGTGTCGGTCGCCGCAGCGCTGGACTTGTCCGGGCCGGCCATTCGCGAAGCGCGTTTGGTCCTCGGTGGCGTGGCGCACAAACCGTGGCGTGACAATGCCGTCGAGCAATGGCTGGAGGGTAGGGCGGCCAACCATGAAACCTTCTGCGCCGCTGCCGACATGCTCCTGCAAAAGGCCGAACCGCTCGAACATAACGCCTTTAAGGTCAAACTGGCGCGAGAGGCAATTGTTCGCGCCTTGAGCGATGCCGCGCGAGGAGGGCAAGCCCGATGA
- a CDS encoding xanthine dehydrogenase family protein molybdopterin-binding subunit, translating into MNTVTLPMGQPLDRVDGPLKVTGQARYAGEFPEEGLLHGSVVSSSIACGRVLSIDASEALALPGVVAVIDHLQRPTIASYDKDYEDADSAEGSPFRPLYNDKVLYSGQPLALVVADNLELARYAGSLVKIEYDTESHQTDLLSLQGEAKPAPAKLPEPRGNFQAEFAGAALSLDLNYSTPIEHHNPMEPHASTVLYQADGSLHIHDKTQGPQNCQSYVQKVFGLEKEQVRIFAAYVGGAFGSGLRPQYQLALAVMAALHLKRSVRVTLTRQQMFTFGYRPRTLQRLQLGAAANGRLLAVAHTAIGQTSRFEDFTEHVVEWSGMLYHCDNVQLTYKLVPLDVFTPLDMRAPGAALGLIGLECAMDELACALAIDPVQLRLINYSERNQNEDKPYSSKALRECYAQGAKRFGWDQRDPEPRSMRQGRQLVGWGMAGGVWEAMQQKASAKASLDHNGKLIVSSATTDIGTGTYTVMTQIAAQASGVSVEDVTFVLGDSSLPTAPLQGGSFTVSSVGTAVQQACEALKEKLLAVARQTSPAFSGVTSEQAAFEDGYLTFGDARVKLADLARDCGEDTLEVQVDAEPDKKREAYATATHSAVFVEVLVDEDLGTVKVNRVVSAIAAGRVVNPKMARSQILGGVVWGIGMALHEETQTDHALGRHMNHSLAEYHIPVNADIGDIDVLFVEEHDEIVNALGSKGVGEIGIVGVAAAVANAIYHATGKRVRDFPITLDKLL; encoded by the coding sequence ATGAACACAGTTACCTTACCCATGGGCCAACCACTGGACCGGGTCGACGGTCCTCTCAAAGTTACCGGCCAGGCCCGCTACGCCGGTGAGTTTCCTGAGGAGGGTCTGCTCCACGGCAGCGTTGTCTCAAGTTCTATCGCCTGCGGTCGCGTGCTGAGCATTGACGCCTCCGAGGCGCTGGCATTGCCCGGTGTTGTCGCGGTGATCGATCACCTCCAGCGTCCGACAATCGCCAGTTATGACAAGGATTACGAAGACGCCGACTCGGCTGAGGGATCGCCGTTTCGTCCGTTGTACAACGATAAGGTCCTGTACAGCGGCCAGCCGCTGGCGCTCGTCGTTGCGGATAACCTTGAGTTGGCGCGTTATGCCGGTTCGCTGGTAAAGATTGAATACGACACCGAGTCTCATCAGACCGATCTGTTGAGCCTGCAAGGCGAAGCCAAACCGGCACCCGCCAAGCTGCCTGAACCTCGTGGGAACTTCCAGGCCGAATTTGCCGGTGCCGCCCTGAGTCTGGATCTGAACTACAGCACGCCGATCGAACACCACAACCCGATGGAACCGCACGCCAGCACAGTGCTTTATCAGGCCGATGGCAGTCTGCATATCCATGACAAGACTCAGGGTCCGCAGAACTGTCAGTCATACGTGCAAAAGGTGTTCGGGCTTGAGAAAGAGCAGGTCAGAATTTTCGCCGCGTATGTCGGCGGTGCGTTTGGCTCTGGCCTGCGTCCGCAGTACCAGTTGGCGCTGGCCGTGATGGCCGCGCTGCACCTCAAGCGTTCGGTGCGAGTGACATTGACTCGGCAGCAGATGTTCACCTTCGGCTACCGTCCGCGGACTTTACAACGTTTGCAATTGGGCGCTGCGGCCAATGGACGCTTGTTGGCGGTGGCTCATACCGCCATCGGCCAGACCTCGCGTTTCGAGGATTTCACCGAGCACGTGGTGGAGTGGAGCGGCATGCTCTATCACTGCGACAACGTGCAGTTGACCTACAAACTTGTGCCACTGGACGTGTTCACGCCCCTCGACATGCGAGCGCCAGGCGCGGCGCTGGGGTTGATTGGCCTTGAATGTGCGATGGACGAACTGGCCTGTGCGTTGGCCATCGATCCGGTGCAGCTGCGGTTGATCAATTATTCCGAGCGCAATCAGAACGAAGACAAACCGTACTCCAGCAAAGCCTTGCGCGAATGTTACGCCCAAGGTGCCAAACGCTTTGGCTGGGATCAGCGCGATCCCGAACCGCGCAGCATGCGTCAGGGTCGACAGTTAGTGGGCTGGGGCATGGCCGGCGGTGTTTGGGAAGCGATGCAGCAGAAGGCCAGCGCCAAGGCTTCGCTTGATCACAACGGCAAGCTGATCGTCAGTAGCGCCACCACCGATATCGGCACGGGCACCTACACGGTCATGACGCAAATTGCCGCGCAGGCGTCAGGCGTTTCGGTAGAGGATGTCACTTTTGTCCTTGGCGACTCTTCATTGCCAACCGCGCCATTGCAGGGCGGATCGTTCACGGTGTCGTCGGTCGGCACGGCCGTTCAGCAGGCTTGCGAAGCCTTAAAGGAAAAGCTGCTCGCCGTTGCGCGGCAAACCTCACCCGCGTTCAGTGGTGTGACCTCGGAACAAGCGGCTTTTGAAGACGGATATCTGACATTTGGCGATGCGCGGGTAAAACTGGCCGACCTGGCCCGGGACTGCGGCGAAGACACCCTCGAGGTTCAGGTTGATGCCGAGCCTGACAAGAAGCGCGAAGCCTACGCCACCGCCACCCATTCAGCGGTGTTCGTCGAAGTGCTGGTGGATGAGGACTTGGGCACGGTGAAGGTGAACCGGGTGGTCAGCGCGATTGCGGCGGGTCGAGTGGTCAATCCGAAAATGGCCCGCAGCCAGATTCTCGGTGGCGTGGTGTGGGGCATCGGCATGGCCTTGCACGAGGAGACGCAGACCGACCATGCGCTGGGTCGTCACATGAATCACAGCCTGGCCGAATACCACATTCCGGTAAACGCTGATATCGGCGACATTGACGTGCTGTTTGTCGAAGAACACGACGAGATCGTCAATGCCCTGGGTTCCAAGGGCGTGGGCGAGATCGGCATCGTCGGCGTGGCGGCAGCGGTAGCCAATGCGATCTATCACGCGACTGGCAAACGGGTGAGGGATTTCCCCATCACCCTGGACAAACTGCTCTAG
- a CDS encoding DUF2474 domain-containing protein — protein MAGKHSLEEIKAAEKKPLWQRLGWLALIWVGSVGALFIVASLMRMFMNAAGLSTH, from the coding sequence ATGGCTGGCAAACATTCCCTGGAGGAAATCAAGGCGGCAGAGAAAAAACCGCTTTGGCAGCGGCTCGGTTGGTTGGCCTTGATTTGGGTCGGTAGCGTGGGGGCCCTGTTTATCGTGGCCAGCCTGATGCGCATGTTCATGAACGCCGCAGGTCTGTCCACGCACTGA
- a CDS encoding cytochrome ubiquinol oxidase subunit I: MFGLEALDLARIQFAFTISFHILFPAITIGLASYLAVLEGLWLKTNNDTYRDLYHFWSKIFAVNFGMGVVSGLVMAYQFGTNWSRFSDFAGSVTGPLLTYEVLTAFFLEAGFLGVMLFGWNKVGRNLHFFATVMVAIGTLISTFWILASNSWMQTPQGFEIINGQVIPTDWFAVIFNPSFPYRLMHMATAAFVATAFFVGSSAAWHLLRGKDNPAIRTMLSMAMWMALIVAPIQAVIGDFHGLNTLKHQPAKIAAIEGHWENHGDEPTPLILFGWPDMKEERTKYAVEIPYLGSLILTHSLDKQVPALKDFPPEDRPNSTIVFWSFRIMVGLGMLMIFTGLWSLWLRKSDKLYTSRPFLYLALWMGPSGLIAILAGWFTTEIGRQPWVVYGLMRTADASSNHSFLQMSITLVLFVVVYFALFGAGLGYMMRLVRKGPKIDEGKETPEGGPGKKRTPARPLSAADDSADDDHGPSLTKEI, encoded by the coding sequence ATGTTCGGTTTGGAGGCGCTTGATCTCGCCCGAATTCAGTTTGCGTTCACCATCTCGTTCCACATCCTGTTCCCGGCTATCACCATTGGCCTGGCGAGTTACCTGGCGGTACTCGAAGGTTTGTGGCTGAAGACGAACAACGACACTTACCGCGATCTGTACCATTTCTGGTCGAAGATCTTTGCCGTCAACTTCGGCATGGGTGTGGTGTCCGGGTTGGTCATGGCATATCAGTTCGGCACCAACTGGAGCCGCTTCTCGGATTTCGCCGGTTCCGTGACCGGGCCGTTGCTGACGTACGAAGTCCTCACAGCGTTCTTCCTTGAGGCCGGTTTCCTCGGCGTCATGCTGTTCGGCTGGAACAAGGTCGGGCGCAATCTGCACTTCTTCGCCACGGTCATGGTTGCCATCGGCACGCTGATATCGACCTTCTGGATTCTCGCCTCCAACAGTTGGATGCAGACCCCGCAAGGATTCGAAATCATCAATGGCCAGGTCATTCCCACCGACTGGTTCGCCGTGATCTTCAACCCCTCATTCCCCTACCGCCTGATGCACATGGCGACGGCCGCGTTCGTCGCGACTGCCTTTTTCGTCGGCTCTTCCGCGGCCTGGCATTTGCTGCGCGGCAAGGACAACCCGGCGATCCGCACCATGCTCTCGATGGCCATGTGGATGGCATTGATCGTGGCGCCGATTCAGGCGGTCATCGGTGACTTTCACGGGCTCAACACGCTCAAGCACCAGCCGGCGAAAATCGCTGCGATCGAAGGTCACTGGGAAAATCACGGCGATGAGCCGACCCCGCTGATCCTGTTCGGCTGGCCCGACATGAAAGAAGAGCGGACCAAATACGCGGTAGAAATTCCCTACCTGGGCAGCCTGATCCTGACCCATTCCCTGGACAAGCAAGTGCCGGCGCTCAAGGACTTCCCGCCTGAAGACCGGCCGAATTCCACCATTGTGTTCTGGTCGTTCCGGATCATGGTGGGTCTGGGCATGCTGATGATCTTCACCGGATTGTGGAGCCTGTGGCTGCGCAAGAGTGACAAGTTGTACACCTCGCGTCCGTTCCTATATCTGGCGTTGTGGATGGGGCCGTCCGGCCTGATCGCGATCCTCGCGGGCTGGTTCACCACTGAAATCGGCCGTCAGCCGTGGGTGGTCTATGGGCTGATGCGCACGGCGGATGCGTCCTCCAATCACAGCTTCCTGCAGATGAGCATCACGCTGGTCCTGTTCGTGGTGGTGTATTTCGCGCTGTTCGGTGCCGGTCTGGGCTACATGATGCGCCTGGTGCGCAAAGGGCCGAAGATCGACGAAGGCAAGGAAACGCCCGAAGGTGGTCCAGGCAAGAAGCGCACGCCGGCCCGTCCGCTGTCCGCCGCCGACGATTCCGCCGACGACGACCACGGTCCCAGCCTGACCAAGGAGATTTGA